A single genomic interval of Vulpes lagopus strain Blue_001 chromosome 19, ASM1834538v1, whole genome shotgun sequence harbors:
- the LOC121479120 gene encoding phospholipid scramblase 1-like isoform X1, with protein sequence MEKQNGQMDAPHPGTNLPSGHPPEYPSAAFQGPPGHMGYPGPQVGYPGPQVGYPGPQVGYPGPQPGYPGPQAGYPGPQPGYPGPQAGYSIPPADYLGAGPVGFPVQHQPVYNQPGGPAGVPWMPAPPPPLDCPPGLEYLSQIDQILIHQQIELLEVITGFETNNKYEIKNSFGQRIYFAAEDTDFCTRNCCGASRPFTIRILDNMGQEVITLERPLRCGSCCCPCCLQEIEIHAPPGVPVGYVNQTWHPCLPKFTIQNERREDVLKITGPCLVCSCCADVDFEIKSLDEENVVGKISKQWTGLVREAFTDTDNFGIQFPLDLDVKMKAVMLGACFLIDFMFFEKSGNNE encoded by the exons GGCCTCCAGGACATATGGGCTACCCTGGCCCTCAGGTTGGCTATCCTGGCCCTCAGGTTGGCTATCCTGGCCCTCAGGTTGGCTATCCCGGCCCCCAGCCTGGCTATCCTGGCCCTCAGGCTGGCTATCCCGGCCCCCAGCCTGGCTATCCTGGCCCTCAGGCTGGCTACTCAATTCCACCAGCTGATTATTTAGGTGCTGGCCCAGTAGGCTTTCCTGTCCAACACCAGCCAGTGTATAATCAGCCAGGTGGACCTGCAGGGGTACCATGGATGCCAGCACCACCACCTCCATTAGACTGTCCACCTGGATTGGAATATTTAAGTCAG ATAGATCAGATACTGATTCATCAGCAAATTGAGCTTCTGGAAg TCATAACAGGTTTTGAAACTAATAACAAATACGAAATTAAGAACAGCTTTGGACAGAGGATTTACTTTGCAGCAGAGGATACGGATTTCTGTACCCGAAATTGCTGTGGGGCTTCTAGGCCTTTTACCATAAGGATTCTTGACAATATGGGCCAAGAAGTTATAACTCTGGAGAGACCACTAAGGTGTGGCAGCTGTTGTTGCCCTTGCTGCCTTCAGGAG ATAGAAATCCATGCTCCTCCTGGTGTACCTGTAGGTTATGTTAATCAGACCTGGCATCCATGCCTGCCAAAGTTTACAATtcaaaatgagaggagagaggatGTGCTAAAAATTACTGGTCCGTGTCTTGTATGCAGCTGTTGTGCAGATGTTGATTTTGAG attaaATCTcttgatgaagaaaatgtggttgGCAAGATTTCCAAGCAGTGGACTGGTTTGGTGAGAGAGGCATTTACAGATACTGATAACTTTGGCATCCAGTTCCCTTTAGATCTTGATGTGAAAATGAAAGCTGTGATGCTCGGTGCATGTTTCCTCATC GACTTCATGTTTTTTGAAAAGAGTGGAAATAACGAATAA